From a single Thermothielavioides terrestris NRRL 8126 chromosome 3, complete sequence genomic region:
- a CDS encoding farnesyl-diphosphate farnesyl transferase (Orthologue of Saccharomyces cerevisiae Erg9; Orthologue of S. cerevisiae Erg9) — MGVAKQAIYYAFHPNELRSIIQWKVWHEPVHKRDPSKETATEKSCFHYLNMTSRSFAAVIQELNPELLMPVCLFYLVLRGLDTIEDDMTIDIKEKEPLLRNFHKYMEQDGWTFDKNGPNEKDRDLLVHFDDVIVELKKVKKPYYEIIKDITVKMGNGMADYALNAEHNINGVNTIADYELYCHYVAGLVGEGLTRLFVKSELANPQLLVRMDLTESMGQFLQKTNIIRDVHEDWLDKRRFWPKEVWSKYVDKWDDLFAPEHREKALQCSSELVLNALKHADECLFYMAGIRDQSVFNFVAIPQSMAIATLELVFRNPDIFERNVKITKGDACRLMLESTQNLRVVCDVFRRYARRIHKKNDPRDPNFLAISMQCAKIEQFIESIFPTQDPKKIAAGQKQVNEAGMDTGDAILLVLSAVFTLVVIGLLMVGTAWFLGAHLNKFFDGLDNSLGGSVKKPTSVLGHEEL; from the exons ATGGGGGTCGCTAAGCAAGCCATCTACTACGCCTTCCATCCAAACGAGCTCCGGTCCATCATTCAATG GAAAGTATGGCACGAGCCGGTGCATAAACGCGACCCTTCCAAAGAGACGGCGACAGAGAAGTCATGTTTCCACTACCTCAACATGACTTCGCGGTCGTTCGCCGCCGTCATTCAAGAACTCAACCCCGAGCTCCTGATGCCGGTCTGCCTCTTCTACTTGGTCCTCCGCGGCCTCGACACCATCGAGGACGACATGACGATCGACATCAAAGAGAAGGAGCCGCTGCTGAGGAATTTCCACAAGTACATGGAGCAGGACGGCTGGACATTCGACAAGAACGGCCCTAACGAGAAGGACCGGGACCTTCTCGTGCACTTTGACGACGTCATCGTGGAGCTGAAGAAGGTCAAGAAACCTTACTACGAAATCATCAAGGACATCACGGTGAAGATGGGCAACGGCATGGCTGACTACGCCCTGAACGCCGAGCACAACATCAACGGAGTCAACACAATAGCCGACTACGAGCTCTACTGCCATTacgtcgccggcctggtggGCGAGGGTCTCACGCGGCTCTTTGTCAAGAGCGAGCTCGCCAACCCGCAGCTGCTGGTCCGCATGGACCTGACCGAGAGCATGGGCCAGTTCCTGCAGAAGACCAACATCATCCGCGACGTGCACGAGGACTGGCTGGACAAGCGGCGCTTCTGGCCGAAGGAGGTCTGGAGCAAGTACGTCGACAAGTGGGACGACCTCTTCGCCCCCGAGCACCGCGAGAAGGCGCTCCAGTGCAGCTCCGAGCTGGTGCTCAACGCGCTCAAGCACGCGGACGAATGCCTCTTCTACATGGCCGGCATCCGCGACCAGAGCGTGTTCAACTTCGTCGCCATCCCCCAGAGCATGGCCATTGCGACTCTGGAGCTGGTCTTCCGCAACCCGGACATCTTCGAGAGGAACGTCAAGATCACCAAGGGCGACGCGTGCAGGCTGATGTTGGAGTCGACGCAGAACCTGCGTGTGGTATGCGACGTGTTCCGGAGATACGCCAGGAGGATACACAAAAAGAATGATCCAAGGGACCCCAATTTCTTGGCCATCAGCATGCAGTGCGCCAAG ATCGAACAATTCATCGAGTCCATCTTCCCCACGCAGGACCCCAAGAAGATCGCAGCCGGCCAGAAGCAGGTCAACGAGGCCGGCATGGACACGGGGGATGCCATCCTGCTTGTGCTTTCTGCCGTGTTTACCCTGGTTGTCATTGGCCTCCTCATG GTCGGAACTGCATGGTTTCTGGGCGCTCACCTGAACAAATTTttcgacggcctcgacaATTCGCTTGGTGGCAGCGTCAAGAAGCCGACGTCAGTCCTCGGCCACGAGGAGTTGTGA